One part of the Vitis riparia cultivar Riparia Gloire de Montpellier isolate 1030 chromosome 15, EGFV_Vit.rip_1.0, whole genome shotgun sequence genome encodes these proteins:
- the LOC117931542 gene encoding geranylgeranyl transferase type-2 subunit beta 1 isoform X2 has protein sequence MEHLRMNGAYWGLTTLDLLGKLDMVDEDEIISWVMECQHESGGFGGNVGHDPHILYTLSAVQVLALFDKLNVLDIDKVSNYIAGLQNEDGSFSGDMWGEIDTRFSYIAICSLSLLQRLDKINVEKAVNYIVSCKNLDGGFGCTPGAESHAGQIFCCVSALALTGSLHHVNKDLLGWWLCERQVKSGALNGRPEKLPDVCYSWWVLSSLIMIDRAHWIDKEKLIKFILDCQDKENGGISDRPDDAVDVFHTYFGVAGLAHLEYPGLKAVDPAYALPVDVVNRIFFSR, from the exons ATGGAACATCTAAGAATGAATGGGGCATACTGGGGACTGACTACTCTAGATCTTCTAGGAAAGCTGGACATGGTTGATGAAGATGAAATCATTTCGTGGGTAATGGAGTGCCAACATGAATCTG GTGGTTTTGGGGGTAATGTTGGACATGATCCACATATATTGTATACTCTCAGTGCAGTACAAGTTTTAGCTCTTTTTGACAAGCTAAATGTTCTTGATATTGATAAGGTCTCAAATT ATATTGCGGGGCTGCAGAATGAAGATGGGTCATTTTCAGGTGACATGTGGGGCGAAATTGATACGCG GTTCTCTTATATTGCAATCTGTTCTCTTTCTCTGTTACAACGTTTGGATAAAATTAATGTTGAGAAGGCAGTGAACTACATTGTGAGTTGCAAAAATCTCGATGGTGGATTTGGATGTACACCTGGTGCGGAGTCCCATGCAGGGCAAA TATTCTGTTGTGTGAGTGCTCTTGCTTTGACGGGTTCTTTGCATCATGTCAACAAGGACCTCCTTGGGTGGTGGTTATGTGAACGACAAGTTAAATCTGGAGCACTAAATGGTCGTCCAGAGAAGCTTCCTGAT GTCTGTTACTCATGGTGGGTGCTATCAAGCCTGATCATGATTGACAGAGCTCATTGGATTGACAAGGAAAAGCTCATTAAATTCATCTTAGATTGTCAG GATAAGGAAAATGGAGGAATTTCAGATAGGCCTGATGATGCTGTTGATGTCTTCCATACATACTTTGGAGTCGCTG GACTTGCACATCTTGAATATCCGGGACTGAAAGCTGTAGATCCAGCTTATGCTTTGCCAGTTGATGTGGTGAATAGGATTTTCTTCAGCAGATAA
- the LOC117931542 gene encoding geranylgeranyl transferase type-2 subunit beta 1 isoform X1: MEGQIGDLEVEKHVQYILSVEKRKDNFESVVMEHLRMNGAYWGLTTLDLLGKLDMVDEDEIISWVMECQHESGGFGGNVGHDPHILYTLSAVQVLALFDKLNVLDIDKVSNYIAGLQNEDGSFSGDMWGEIDTRFSYIAICSLSLLQRLDKINVEKAVNYIVSCKNLDGGFGCTPGAESHAGQIFCCVSALALTGSLHHVNKDLLGWWLCERQVKSGALNGRPEKLPDVCYSWWVLSSLIMIDRAHWIDKEKLIKFILDCQDKENGGISDRPDDAVDVFHTYFGVAGLAHLEYPGLKAVDPAYALPVDVVNRIFFSR, encoded by the exons ATGGAAGGACAAATAGGAGACTTGGAAGTAGAGAAACATGTTCAATACATTTTATCAGTTGAAAAG AGGAAGGACAATTTTGAATCAGTGGTGATGGAACATCTAAGAATGAATGGGGCATACTGGGGACTGACTACTCTAGATCTTCTAGGAAAGCTGGACATGGTTGATGAAGATGAAATCATTTCGTGGGTAATGGAGTGCCAACATGAATCTG GTGGTTTTGGGGGTAATGTTGGACATGATCCACATATATTGTATACTCTCAGTGCAGTACAAGTTTTAGCTCTTTTTGACAAGCTAAATGTTCTTGATATTGATAAGGTCTCAAATT ATATTGCGGGGCTGCAGAATGAAGATGGGTCATTTTCAGGTGACATGTGGGGCGAAATTGATACGCG GTTCTCTTATATTGCAATCTGTTCTCTTTCTCTGTTACAACGTTTGGATAAAATTAATGTTGAGAAGGCAGTGAACTACATTGTGAGTTGCAAAAATCTCGATGGTGGATTTGGATGTACACCTGGTGCGGAGTCCCATGCAGGGCAAA TATTCTGTTGTGTGAGTGCTCTTGCTTTGACGGGTTCTTTGCATCATGTCAACAAGGACCTCCTTGGGTGGTGGTTATGTGAACGACAAGTTAAATCTGGAGCACTAAATGGTCGTCCAGAGAAGCTTCCTGAT GTCTGTTACTCATGGTGGGTGCTATCAAGCCTGATCATGATTGACAGAGCTCATTGGATTGACAAGGAAAAGCTCATTAAATTCATCTTAGATTGTCAG GATAAGGAAAATGGAGGAATTTCAGATAGGCCTGATGATGCTGTTGATGTCTTCCATACATACTTTGGAGTCGCTG GACTTGCACATCTTGAATATCCGGGACTGAAAGCTGTAGATCCAGCTTATGCTTTGCCAGTTGATGTGGTGAATAGGATTTTCTTCAGCAGATAA